GGTGACAAGGTTTGTCCAAATTACCGGATAACACATGAGAAAGCATATAAATACAGGAACATTTCCAGATGAAAACCAAATTAAAGCAATAATTATAAAAGACAAAACAGGGGTTGACTTAATGGCTGTCATCAAAGGGTGAATCAAATTTAATACAAAGGCACTAATTGCTGAAAAGACAGCGGTTATTGCACCGATTACTATTGAAAGAAGAATACCTGCAACAACCCTGTATATAGAATATAGGACAGAAAGCCAAAAACTTTTTAAAAATACCAGCTCACTTAAGCGGATAAAAACACTTAAAGGGGACGGAACATAAATGTCCCGCCCTATTATTAAATGCACTGCCTGCCATATACACATCCAAAAAACAAATATAAGTATCTTGTTTAATATACTTTTTTTATTTTTTGTAGTAAAATCCGTCATCTGCTATTTTTCCCCCGACAGAATTAGGTTCAAAACTATACAGTATTTTATATATTTCCTGTAATGACTCTTTTGCCTCAATGGCATCCCTGTATACTATATTAGAATAGGGGATTGCATTTTTTGCAACCTGTGCATTAGGTAAAATACCGTACTTTTCAATTAACTTCGCCGCTTCATCTGTATTACTGTTTACAAAATTTACAGACTCTTTGTACTCATCTAAAAATTTATCCAATAGTTCCTTATTTTTTTCTGCAAACTCTTTTTGAACAATGATAACCCCCATTATTAGTTCTTTCCCGTCGGTTGCCTTTTCCCACTCTTTGGTAATATCTAGTGCAATTTTAACATTTTCATTTTTCATCATCGCCGTGGTTACATGGGGCTGGGGCAAAAGGGCAATTTCTACATCTTCTTGTGCAACCGCCGCACTAAGATCTGCATGTTCAAGGGTAAAATCAACAGTTACATCTTCACCTGCTTTAAGGTTATTTTTATCTAATAAGTACCGGAAGAGAAAATCCGGCATAGAACCCTTCCCGCTCACATTTACCGTCTTCCCTTTTAAATCTTCTATGGTACTTATACTGTCTCCGTTTTCTAAAAGATACAGTACTCCCAATGTATTTACTGCAGCCAGCTTCACCTGGCCGTCTGTACGGTTATGTAAAACCATGGCAAGGTTTGTGGGAACTGCTGCAATATCCACTTCCCCATTAATTATTTTCCCGTTTAAATCCTCAGGACTTCCAGTTAATGTAAAATCGTAATTAAGTTTGGTTTTTCCCTCACTGCCGTCCTCAATCAGTTTAACCATTCCCATTCCCGTCGGTCCGTTTAATGCAGCTACCCTTACGGTCTTTTCTTCATTTTTTTCACCGCTGCATCCTGCAACACTTAATATTAAAACTATTGAAATTATAACTGTCAATGTTTTTTTAAATGCTTTTTCCATAAGTGTATCATCTCCTTTTCTAAACGTAGTATATTATATCCCACATGTTACAGCATTTCAAACACATCATAATAATTCATGTTTTTTTCCCCTTCATTTATATTTATTTTCTTTGGTCTTTTCTCCTTCTAAAAGAGTCACTTTTATGATTTCTTCATTTCCATCCCCATCCATATCCACTTCTCCATTAGCACCCATTTCATCCTCATGATTAACAACTGATTCATCATTACACCCTGCCAGTACAAAAATAAATAAAATAATGGTATACAATATTTTCTTCATTAGCTGACCCCTTAAATAAATTTAACAATATTTTTTACCTGGTTTTGAGTTTAACACAATTAATTTTTATGTCCAATCATTTATCTGACTTTAAATCATTTATTTTATATGCTTTACAAACTTCCCATTTTAAGATAAAAAAGGAACTTAATTTAAGTTCCTTTTTTTATTATTCCTCTTCTAGTCTTTCAACATCACTTATTGCCCATTTTTTTATTTTTATCTGGGTTCTTTCTACACTTGTTTCAATTACAACTTCATCATCCTTGATGTTGATTACTTTTCCAACTATCCCCCCTGAAGTTGTAACAGTTTCACCAACCGTTACTGAATTAACCAATTCCTGATGCTGCTGCTGCCTTTTCCTCTGGGGTCTGATAATCAAAAAATACATAAATACAATAAAAAGCAAAGGCATTGTCAAGGCACCGAGTATACTGCCACCTGCGCCTACATTATTTGGAGCTTCTCCTCCCATAATTTTCTCCTCCTATATCTATATTTCTTAGTGCTTTTTTCTGTATACAAAAGCACATAAAAGCCTAGTTATACCCAAAATTTTTAAAAAACTCATTTCTAAAATCTAAAAGCCTGTCTTCTTTTATAGCTTCCCTTACATTTTTCATTAAATTCAATAAAAATCTTAAATTATGCCAAGTGGTAAGGCGTATGCCTAAAACTTCTTTTGCTTTTATAAGATGCCTTATATAGGATCTGGTAAAATTCTTACAAGCATAGCAGTCACAATCAGGATCTATAGGAGATTGATCCCTTGCATATAAAGCATCTCTTATAATCATTCTTCCCCTGCTTGTTAATACAGTGCCGTTTCTCCCTATTCTTGTCGGAAGAACGCAGTCAAACATATCTATTCCCCTTATTGCGCCCTCTACCAGGTAATCTGGGCTTCCAACACCCATAAGGTACCTGGGTTTGTCCTCCGGAAGAAGAGGTACTGTACACTCAAGCATTTCATACATTTCTTCTGCAGGCTCCCCAACACTAAGTCCCCCAATTGCATAACCCGGGAAATCCAGTTCTAAAAGCTCATATGCACTTTGCCTTCTTAGTTCTTTATACATACCTCCCTGTACAATTCCAAAAAGAGCCTGCGTTTCAGGGTTTTCATGAGCCTTTATGCATCTTTTAGCCCATCTGGTGGTTCTCTCTACGGATTTTTTGACATAGTGAAATTCTGCAGGATATGGAATGCACTCATCAAATGCCATTATTATATCCGCACCTAATTTATTTTGTATTTTTATTGCACTCTCCGGAGAAAGAAATTTTTTTGAACCATCCACATGGGATTTAAAGGTAACTCCCTCTTCTTCAATCTTTCTGAAATCCCCAAGGCTGAAAACCTGAAAGCCTCCGCTATCTGTTAGAATTGGTCTATCCCAATTCATAAACTTGTGGAGTCCTCCGGCCTCCTTTATAATATCTTCCCCAGGTCTTATGTGCAAATGATATGTATTGCTAAGTATTATACCTGCTTCAATGCTTTTTAATTCATCCGGTGACATTCCCTTTACAGTTGCCTGGGTACCCACAGGCATAAATGCGGGAGTGTCAAAATACCCATGGGGGGTATAAACCCTTCCCAGCCTTGCCCCAGTCTGTTTGCACTTTTTTATAAGTTCATATCTTATTGCGCTCATATCTCCCCTACTTTTCTGTTTTTATAAATTTGCGTCATTTTATAAACATAGCATCCCCAAAACTAAAAAACCTGTATCTTTCTTGTACTGCTTCATTATAAGCCTTTAATATATTTTCCCTGCCTGCTAAAGCGCTTACAAGCATAAGCAGTGTAGAACAGGGAAGGTGAAAGTTTGTAATTAATGCATCCACCACTTTAAAATTATATCCCGGATAAATAAAAATATCTGTCCATCCTCTTTGGGGCTTTACCATTCCATTTTCATCCCCAACGGTTTCTAAAACCCTGCTGCTTGTTGTGCCAACGGAAATTACCTTCTTTCCGTCTTTTTTAGCTTTGTTAATTCTATTACAATTTTTTTCATCTATCCAGTAATACTCACTGTGCATTTTATGCTCTTTTACATCTTCCGCTTTAACAGGTCTGAATGTTCCAAGACCAACATGAAGGGTTACAAAGGCAATTTCAACTCCCTTATTCCTCGCTTCTTCCAAAAGCTCTTTTGTAAAGTGAAGCCCTGCAGTGGGAGCTGCAGCGGAACCTTTGTGTTTTGAATAAACTGTCTGATACCTTTCAGAATCATCCAGCTTTTTGGTAATATACGGAGGAAGGGGCACAATACCCACCCTGTCTAAAACCTCTTCAAAAACACCATCATATTCAAACTTTACAAGCCTGTTTCCTTCCTCTACAATTTCTAAAATTTCAGCTTTAAGTTCACCATCACCAAAAATAAATCTCGCCTTTGGCTTTGCCCTTTTTCCAGGCTTTAAAATCACTTCCCAAATATCTTTTTCAATTTTTTTTAAAAGGACAAATTCTATTTTGCCTCCGGTGCCTTCCTTTTTTCCTAACAGTCTTGCAGGAAGCACCCTTGTATCATTTAAAACAAGACAGTCCCCTTTATTTAAATACCCAATTATATCTTTAAAAACTCTATGTTCAATATTTCCCGTTTCCCTGTCTAACACAAGAAGCCTTGACAGGTGCCTGTCCTTTAATGGCTCCTGGGCAATAAGCTCTTCCGGCAAATCATAATAAAAATCGCTGACTTTCATTTAAACACCATTTCTCTCTTAATTCTATTTAAATTCCACATGTAAAATAATATACATTAAAAATTATATATCTGCAAGGCTAAATTTAGTATTTCTTCTCCACTTTTGTGCCAGGAAAATAGTGACCAAGTATTTCATCATATTTATAACCATTGTTTGCCATGCCTTTTGCACCTTCCTGACTCATACCCACTGCATGTCCCCACCCTCTTCCTGTAAAAGTGAAAATTGTAGGAGTGGCAGGTATTTTAATTTTTTTATTTCCCCTGCTTACAACACTAACATCCCCACTAATTGTTGTAAGTCCTGAACTTGTCATTACTTTTTTTCCCGCTAGCTGTGTTTTTTCATAAGTATCCTCACCTGTTTTTACCAACACATCTGCATCTGTGGTAATATAAAACCACTGGCTGTCTAGATTTAAAAAACTTCTGGTATTGCTGTTTTTATATACCCTTTCACCTTTACTTCCCCTGACAACCAGTTCAATGGCTCTTCCTGCCTGAGATCTTTTTGTAACATCAATTCCTAATATATTTCCAATATCAAAACCCCTGCTTGCCATTATTTCAGCTATTTTTTTAGCTGTATACGACACTTCCCACTCATAGCGCCATGAAGTGCCGGACTCATATTTATCTTCCACACTTACAAGATAAGGATAACCGGTACTTCCCCATACATTTTTCACATCTTCCGTCCTACCGCCGCTTGAACTAAAATAAAATACAGCAGCAGGCTTTCCATTATAAGTTACTATTTCCCCTTTTGTATCATCAACGGCTTTATTGGTGGCTGCCGTCTCACCATTATAGCCTTTATAGACCTGGGAATATACCGTCCCACACATATCAAAATTAAGCCTATTGTATTTTCCCAAATTGTTTACAGAATAGGTCCTTGCTGCCACTGCCTGTGCTTTTAAGGCTTCCGGATGGGAACTTGCCTGAATTTCATAGGGTACGACACCATAAAGATACTCTTCTAATGGAAGGACATTTATTAAAGTCATGTCACTTCCGTCAATACGCTTTACTTCAAGACATCCCCTGAATCTTTTTTCATTATCTTTGTTAATCCTGAAAACTTTAGGCTGGTTTTCAGGTGACGGGGAAATTCCAAATACACTCTCATTGCTGTCAAATATAAATAACACTTTATTATTTTCCGACAAAGCTGCAATTCTTTTTAAAGAAGGCTGTACCACTGAACATTTATATCCATTTAGCTTAAGTTTTAAAACTTCCTCAATTGATTTTTCTGCCTCTTCATAGCTTAAATAGACTCCTTCCCATATTTGCCATTCATCATTATAAACCGGATAGGCATCAATACCGCTTTTCTTTATTTTATTAAGTTCATCAATTAAACTGTTATAGCTGTTAAATCCCCCGCAAATTTTAACATGATAGCTTTCTAAAGAGTTTTTGGCAAAATCTTTTGAAATTGTAATGGTATTTTTAAAGGTTTCCGGAATCAAAAAATTGAATTTATTGTCTTTAATAATGCCTAATTGAACTCCATTTGCTGCATCAATACTAAAGTTTGAAAGGGCGGTATACTGACCGGTCTGTGAATCATTAAAATAAAGGCCGATTCTAACAATTTCAGGTACATTTGCATATGTAACAACAGTGGTGAAAACAGCACATATACCAAAAATAACAACTGTGATTATACTTAAAAGTAACTTTTTCAATAGTTTACTCTCAGTAAAATTAATAAACCTCATTTTAATCCCCCTGCTTTATCTTTTGTAATTATTTTTTTAAATCTATTATATCTTTTATTTCGACAAAAAAATAAACTTCACCTTCTTTGTAATGGAATTGTAAAATATACCATTGCTTTTAGATTTGAAAAAGTAAATCCTAAATGCTAAAATTAATAGAAAACTATATAAAAAGTGTGGGATGCATATGGAAAGAGGATTAATACATATTTATACCGGCGACGGTAAGGGAAAAACAACGGCTGCAATTGGCCAGGGCATTCGTGCCTGCGGTAGGGGAAATAAAGTATATATGGTTCAATTCTTAAAAGGACAAAGTACAGGGGAATTATCAACTTTAAAAAAACTAGAACCGGATTTTAAAGTATTCCGTTTTGAAAAAATAAAGGATTTTGTGTGGAATCTTACCCAAAGCCAGTTAAAAGAGTTAAAATCCCAAATAAACACTGCTTTTTTGTTTATCAAGAATACCATTAAAAACTGTGATTGCGATTTATTAATTTTAGATGAAATTATGGGGGTTTTAAGCAATAATTTTATTGATACCGGTAGTGTAATAGAGCTTTTAAAGAACAAACCTGAAAAAATGGAAATTATTTTAACAGGAAGGGACGCACCAAAAGAATTACAGGATATAGCCCATTATGTTTGTGATATAAAAAGCATAAAACATCCCTTCCAATGCGGTATACCTGCAAGAGAAGGAATAGAGTACTAAAAAAGAGCTGTATTTAAGTTTTAACAGCTCTTTTTACTATATCTTTTTTAATATCTTTTAAAAATCTTTTAATACTCTGTCTAAAACTGTCTTATAAACCTTCTAAAATATATCTTCTAAAATATATCTAGAAACTGTCTATAACTAACCAAAGCTTTACTCTAAGCTTATATAATGCTGTTTTTACTCTAAGGAAAACTCCTTTTTAATTGAGTTTACTGCATCATCAATGCTTCTTTCATAAACCAGGCAGGATATATCAACTGCTGATGTTGTAATTAATTTTACTTCTATATTTTCTTTTGCCAATGCTTTAAACACCCTTGCTGCAACGCCGGGAGTATGCTTCATTTCTTCACCGTATACAGATACTTTGGAATTGTACGCATCCACTTCCACCAAAAAATTTCCCGTCATCTTTTTCTTATAGTCGTTTAGCAGGGTAATTGCTTTTACCATATCATCTGCCGGAAGGGTAAAGGATATACTTACTGTACCTTTTAAAGGTGCCGGCTTGCTAACCATGTCAATATTAATGCCCTCATCTGATAAGACTGCAAATATTTCTGAAATAAGATTTATGTCGTCTGGCATATTCCCTAAAGTTATCATAGCAACATTGTAGGAGACATCAATATTTGTTACAGGTCTTTTATCCATTTTTATACCTCCTCAAATAATAGAAGTTTCTATTTGCCCTGGATTAAATCATCCATATCATACATGCCTGCACCTTTTCCATGCATAAACACAGCTGCATTTAAAGCTCCTTCTGCAAATATTTCCTTTGACATTGCTATATGATTAATTTCAATTATCTCATCATTTCCGGCAAAAATCACTGAATGTTCTCCAACAATGGTTCCGCCCCTTACTGCATGAATACCTATTTCTTTTTTGCTTCTCTTTTTCCTGCTTGAATGCCTGTCATAAACATATTTTTGTTTTTCATCCAAAACAGAATTTACTGCATCTGCAATGGCTAAAGCAGTACCACTGGGGGCATCAATTTTTAAATTATGGTGTTTTTCGACAATTTCTATGTCAAAATCTTTTTCAAGGACCTTTGCCGCCTTCTTTACCAAATCTATTAATAAATTAACGCCAATTGACATGTTTGCAGCATAAAAAACAGGAATGTCTTTTGACGCAGCTTTAAGTGCATTTATCTGGGAATTTGCAAGTCCGGTAGTGGCAAAAACAGATGGTATTTTTTTAGCCAGGGCAAACTCAAGTAAGCTTTCTAATGCTTGAGGATGGGAAAAATCAATTATAACATCAATATCTACATTGCATTCCTTCAAATTGTCAAACACCGGATATGTATTTTTAATTGAAGTATTCACATCATATCCGGCAACAATTTTTAAATTTTCTTTTTTTTCAGCTAACCTGGTTATAACCTGACCCATGGCACCATTGCAACCACTTAATAATATTTTTATCATTTGAACCGCACTTCCTTTAACTTCAGTATATTATTTTTTCAATTTTTATGTGTTACTTTTATACAAATTTAAATCAAATTGTATTTCATCAAAACATTTTTCATCTTAGAAAGTTTCTCTTCGTCTAAGTCCACCAAAGGCATACGGCATTTTCCTACATTCATTCCCATAAGATTCATGGCAGCCTTTAAAGGCATAGGACTTACATCCATAAACAGCGCTTTAATCAAATCAACGTATTTTAGCTGCAGCCTCCTTGCTTCCTCTATATTTCCTTCTAGAAAGCTTACAACCATATTATGGGTATCTTTAGGAATTATGTTAGCCATAACAGAAATAACACCTTTTCCGCCTAAAGACAGCATAGGCACAGTTAAATCGTCATTGCCTGAGTAAACGGTAAAATCATCCCCGCAAAGATTGATAATATCTGCAACCTGATTGATATTACACTCTTTAATGGCAACAATATTGTCAATTTCAGACAATGCTTTTATTGTATCAGGTGCAATATTAAGATTTGTCCTTCCCGGTACATTATATAAAACAACAGGTATTTTAATGCTCTCTGCAATATCTTTAAAATGCCTGTAAAGACCCATTTGGTTTGTTTTATTATAATACGGGGTCACGCTTAATATAGCATCTGCACCAACTTCTTCTGCATATTGGCTAAGGCTTATTGCATGTTTTGTATCGTTACTTCCTGTCCCTGCAACAACAGGTATTCTTTTATTTACCTTTTCTACAGCAAATTTTATAACTTCTTTATGCTCTTCATCAGGCATTGTGGATGCTTCTCCAGTTGTCCCGCAAATAATCAGTGCATCAGTGCCTTCTTTAATCTGAAATTCTATAAGTTCTTCTAATTTTTCAAAATCCACACCATCTTCAGTAAACGGAGTAACAATTGCCACACCTGATCCTGTAAATACCGGCTTTCTCATGAAAACACCCCTTTTTAATTTCTTTAATTTTATTATATTATTTATTCCCCACTTTGTTCATTCCACATTTTAATTAATTCTTCCGCTATCTGAACTGTATTTGTTGCCGCACCTTTTCTGATATTATCTGCCACAACCCAAAAATTTATCCCGCTTTCAACACTGTCATCCCTGCGTATCCTTCCTACAAATACCTCATCTTTGCCGCTTGCATTTATAGGCAAAGGATAAATATTATTTGAAACATCATCTTCAACGATAACTCCGGGAGCATTCTTTAGTACCTCTTTTAACTCTTCTAAATCAAAGGGCTTTTCAAACTCAACATTAATGGACTCACTGTGGGAATTAAATACAGGCACCCTAACAGTTGTGGCTGTGACTTTTAAATCATCCCTTCCTAATATTTTCTTTGTCTCGTCAATCATTTTTTTCTCTTCCTTGGTATATCCGTCAGGAAGAAATACATCAATATGGGGCAAGCAGTTACCTGCTATTGGATGTGGAAACTTTTCAGGAGCCTTTCCTTTAAGCCCTTCTTCTAAATCCTTGTATCCTGCCATTCCGGCACCTGATACAGCCTGGTATGTTGAATATACTATTCTTTTAATCCTATATTTGTCCTCTAAAGGCTTTAAAGCTACAACAGCCTGTATTGTAGAGCAATTCGGGTTAGCTATAATGCCTTTATGGCGTGAAATTTCCCCGGGATTTACCTCCGGAACAACCAAAGGAACTTCTGGATCCATTCTCCAAAAACTGCTGTTGTCAACTACCACACATCCTTTTGACGCTGCAATAGGTGCGTACTTCTCACTTATACTTCCGCCTGCTGAAAACAGGGCTATATCTATCCCTCTGTCAAAGGACTCTTCTGTCAGTTCTTCAACTATATATTCTTCTCCATTAAAGGTTATTTTTGTTCCTGCTGATCGTTTTGAAGAAAAGAAATATATTTTTTCTATTGGAAGTTTTCTTTCTTCTAATACTTTTAAAATAGTCCGTCCTACCATTCCGGTTGCACCTACAACCGCCAGGCTTACCTGTTTCATATTAACTACCTCCTAAACTTTACATAATTAACAATAAATTAAAAAAGCTGGTCTTAAACCAGCAGTTCAAAATTTCAAGATACCTCTTATAATAATAACATCTTTTCCTTTGAACTGATAGCTCTCCATCAAATATATGATGACAGTTATATAGCTGTTAACCATATAACCAGAATATACCTATAAGGGTCAGTATATTCTTCGGCAGTTTCCCCTTTCAAATTCTATCATCAAAGCCCTTACCTTTCAAGAACCCTACTAATGAAAACTGCTCCTCTATCAAATTCCCTATATAATTGTTTGGAAGTATTCTAACATGTTTTTTCCACTATGTCAAATGCTTTTTTATTTTGATAGCGTCAATTTATTGTAGGAAAAAGAAAAGTAGATGGCATCCCATTTTTTATACAACTATTTCAAATAACGGTCTCTTAGTAACGAGAGTATTTTGCATAATTTGCATGCTGAGCTAATTATTTTCTTTTATAATTCCTCTAACTTATTGTCTATTATACCATATAACTCTTTCTTTCTATAAAGAATTCATTTTACTCAATACTTGTGACAAATTAGTACGTTTTGTTATCTATGTTCCTTCACATTTTATCGCTACTTTTAAAAGAAAAAAGTATTTCTATTGTACCATTTTCCATTTTTGAACAGGTTGTAAAGCCCGGCTGACAAGTAGTAGCGGGTCATGGTATTAAGTTTGCTTTTTCTTTTCTTTTCTTTTTATGTTTTCTTTGTCTTTTTCCAGATATGTATAATTTATTGATGGGCTTACTTGTAAACTTTCCGTAATTTTGCTTTATTATTACCTCATCCCTATCCGCATACATATATATAATGCCTAATTCTTTATATAAACCAGTTTACATTACTTTGAATATAACAGTACACACTCTCATGCCTGTTTGATGATTTCTTTAATTCCCATTAATTTTCCTGAATTTCTCTGCCATACTGCCGTTGATCTTTTGTTTTTGTTAACTATATCATATACCACGCCATTCTTCTTGTATATTATATTTTCGACACCTTTTCTTTTTCTATTCCAATAGCCTTTTCTTGAACTTAAACATTGAAAACCTTCGATTTCAATTGTATTTTATTTTCTATAGCTTTTTGTTTTTCATCTTTATATTCGCCTATTTCTCCTTGCATTTTTCTTAATGCAGCTTTATTTTTAATCTAAAATTTTCAGCATCTGCCTTACTCTCTTCATGTGTTCTACACCTACATATACTTCCCAATATTTCTATTATATTTCCTTATCTTATATGTCCTTTTCTAACTTAGTGTTAAACATCGTTAAAATACTGTTTTATCTTTTCTATAATTTCCCAATACTGTTTCCTTATTTCACAGTTACGGAAATATTGATCCATATCTTCAAGCACTTCTTTAAGTATATCGCGTCCAAGTTTAAATAAATCTTCTTTTAGACCAAGAACAAGATCAGCTAAGTCTTTTCCTTCTTCAATAAAATTTTTTATCTTTTTTTCAATGTTAGCGTAAAGTTATTGTAGGGAATGAGACATAAAATACCATATAAAATTGAAAAGAAGATGACATCCTGTTAAGATATTAATACAAAAAAAAATCTAACAGAAAGGATGACATCTTCTATGTATAATAGTATACAACATTTTAATGAATTTGGGGCAAAAAGAATTGAAAAAAAGATAAAAAATTTTATTGAAGAAGGAAAAGACTTAGCTGATCTTATTCTTGGTCTGAAAGAAGATTTATTTAAACTTGGACGCGATATACTTAAAGAAGTGCTTGAAGATATGGATGAATATTTACGTAACTGTGAAATAAGGAAACAGTATTGGGAAATTATAAGAAAAGATAAAACAAGTGCTTGAAGATATGGATGAATATTTACGTAACTGTGAAATAAGGAAACAGTATTGGGAAATTATAAGAAAAGATAAAACAGCTATTTTAACGACATTTGGAACACTAAGTTATAACAGGACATATTTTAAGCATAAGGAAAATGGTAATAGACAACACCTGGTCGACAGGATTGTAGGTGTAGAACCACATGACAGAGTAAGTGCCGATGTTGTAATTAATGCAATAGAAGAAGCAGCTGACAGCAGCTACAGAAAGGCAGGAGAAAAGGCGACATATATTGATGAAATCAGCAAACAAGCTGTGATGAATAAAATACATAATATTGAAATAGTTGAGCCTGAAATAAAAGTAGATAAAAAGAGAAAAGTAAAAATATTGTATGTTGAGGCAGACGAGGATCATGTAGCATTACAACAAAAAAGCACATTAAGACAGAATGAGAAGGGCAAGAGAAATACAATTATGCCAAAACTTGTATATGTGCATGAGGGAATTGACTTTGAAAAAAGTAATAAGAAGAGAAAAGTATTAAAGAATGTTCGATATTTTGGGGGTGTGTATAGTAATTCAGAAAATTTGTGGCTTGAAGTATCGGAATACATATATAAACAATATGACGTTGATTTTTTAGAGACGGTGTATATATCAGGAGATGGGGCGTCATGGATAAGGCAAGGAGTTAACTGGCTTTCAAAAAGTAAATTTGTACTTGATAGATATCATCTTCAAAAATATGTAAGAGTTGCAACCACACATTTAAATGATGAAGCAATAAGCCAAGATTTACAGGACGCATTGAATTTATCTGATAAAAAAAAGCTAACAAAGGTTTTTAAAAAGATAATCGAAAAGACAGGCGATAATGAAAGTAAAATAAAGGCTATAAAAAGTGCAAAGCGATATATTTTAAATAATTGGGATGGTATAGAAATAAGGTCAAACACAAGAATAGTGGGTTGTAGTGCTGAAGGTCATGTGAGT
The genomic region above belongs to Acetivibrio saccincola and contains:
- the tgt gene encoding tRNA guanosine(34) transglycosylase Tgt, with product MSAIRYELIKKCKQTGARLGRVYTPHGYFDTPAFMPVGTQATVKGMSPDELKSIEAGIILSNTYHLHIRPGEDIIKEAGGLHKFMNWDRPILTDSGGFQVFSLGDFRKIEEEGVTFKSHVDGSKKFLSPESAIKIQNKLGADIIMAFDECIPYPAEFHYVKKSVERTTRWAKRCIKAHENPETQALFGIVQGGMYKELRRQSAYELLELDFPGYAIGGLSVGEPAEEMYEMLECTVPLLPEDKPRYLMGVGSPDYLVEGAIRGIDMFDCVLPTRIGRNGTVLTSRGRMIIRDALYARDQSPIDPDCDCYACKNFTRSYIRHLIKAKEVLGIRLTTWHNLRFLLNLMKNVREAIKEDRLLDFRNEFFKNFGYN
- a CDS encoding ABC transporter substrate-binding protein — its product is MEKAFKKTLTVIISIVLILSVAGCSGEKNEEKTVRVAALNGPTGMGMVKLIEDGSEGKTKLNYDFTLTGSPEDLNGKIINGEVDIAAVPTNLAMVLHNRTDGQVKLAAVNTLGVLYLLENGDSISTIEDLKGKTVNVSGKGSMPDFLFRYLLDKNNLKAGEDVTVDFTLEHADLSAAVAQEDVEIALLPQPHVTTAMMKNENVKIALDITKEWEKATDGKELIMGVIIVQKEFAEKNKELLDKFLDEYKESVNFVNSNTDEAAKLIEKYGILPNAQVAKNAIPYSNIVYRDAIEAKESLQEIYKILYSFEPNSVGGKIADDGFYYKK
- a CDS encoding ABC transporter permease codes for the protein MTDFTTKNKKSILNKILIFVFWMCIWQAVHLIIGRDIYVPSPLSVFIRLSELVFLKSFWLSVLYSIYRVVAGILLSIVIGAITAVFSAISAFVLNLIHPLMTAIKSTPVLSFIIIALIWFSSGNVPVFICFLMCYPVIWTNLVTGIKGVDKKLLEMSKVYKVKKTVVFKKIFIPSVLPYFTAACITCLGLGWKVTVAAEVLSHPKIAIGSNLHTAKAYLDSTELFAWTFVVILLSFIFEIVFSRIIKKHGMEDKIGANDK
- a CDS encoding membrane lipoprotein lipid attachment site-containing protein — protein: MKKILYTIILFIFVLAGCNDESVVNHEDEMGANGEVDMDGDGNEEIIKVTLLEGEKTKENKYK
- the yajC gene encoding preprotein translocase subunit YajC, with amino-acid sequence MGGEAPNNVGAGGSILGALTMPLLFIVFMYFLIIRPQRKRQQQHQELVNSVTVGETVTTSGGIVGKVINIKDDEVVIETSVERTQIKIKKWAISDVERLEEE
- a CDS encoding cob(I)yrinic acid a,c-diamide adenosyltransferase, which encodes MERGLIHIYTGDGKGKTTAAIGQGIRACGRGNKVYMVQFLKGQSTGELSTLKKLEPDFKVFRFEKIKDFVWNLTQSQLKELKSQINTAFLFIKNTIKNCDCDLLILDEIMGVLSNNFIDTGSVIELLKNKPEKMEIILTGRDAPKELQDIAHYVCDIKSIKHPFQCGIPAREGIEY
- a CDS encoding SpoIID/LytB domain-containing protein, producing MRFINFTESKLLKKLLLSIITVVIFGICAVFTTVVTYANVPEIVRIGLYFNDSQTGQYTALSNFSIDAANGVQLGIIKDNKFNFLIPETFKNTITISKDFAKNSLESYHVKICGGFNSYNSLIDELNKIKKSGIDAYPVYNDEWQIWEGVYLSYEEAEKSIEEVLKLKLNGYKCSVVQPSLKRIAALSENNKVLFIFDSNESVFGISPSPENQPKVFRINKDNEKRFRGCLEVKRIDGSDMTLINVLPLEEYLYGVVPYEIQASSHPEALKAQAVAARTYSVNNLGKYNRLNFDMCGTVYSQVYKGYNGETAATNKAVDDTKGEIVTYNGKPAAVFYFSSSGGRTEDVKNVWGSTGYPYLVSVEDKYESGTSWRYEWEVSYTAKKIAEIMASRGFDIGNILGIDVTKRSQAGRAIELVVRGSKGERVYKNSNTRSFLNLDSQWFYITTDADVLVKTGEDTYEKTQLAGKKVMTSSGLTTISGDVSVVSRGNKKIKIPATPTIFTFTGRGWGHAVGMSQEGAKGMANNGYKYDEILGHYFPGTKVEKKY
- the queA gene encoding tRNA preQ1(34) S-adenosylmethionine ribosyltransferase-isomerase QueA gives rise to the protein MKVSDFYYDLPEELIAQEPLKDRHLSRLLVLDRETGNIEHRVFKDIIGYLNKGDCLVLNDTRVLPARLLGKKEGTGGKIEFVLLKKIEKDIWEVILKPGKRAKPKARFIFGDGELKAEILEIVEEGNRLVKFEYDGVFEEVLDRVGIVPLPPYITKKLDDSERYQTVYSKHKGSAAAPTAGLHFTKELLEEARNKGVEIAFVTLHVGLGTFRPVKAEDVKEHKMHSEYYWIDEKNCNRINKAKKDGKKVISVGTTSSRVLETVGDENGMVKPQRGWTDIFIYPGYNFKVVDALITNFHLPCSTLLMLVSALAGRENILKAYNEAVQERYRFFSFGDAMFIK